One Hippocampus zosterae strain Florida chromosome 4, ASM2543408v3, whole genome shotgun sequence genomic window carries:
- the aldh1a2 gene encoding retinal dehydrogenase 2 has product MTSSEIHMPGEVKSDPAALMASLQLMPTPVPNPEIKYTKIFINNEWQDSASGKVFPSFNPATGEQICDVQEADKADVDKAVQAARLAFSLGSVWRRMDASERGRLLSKLADLVERDSIYLATIESLNSGKPFLPTLFVDLQGTIKTLRYFAGYADKIHGTSIPMDGEYLTFTRYEPIGVCGQIIPWNFPLMMTAWKLGPALACGNTVILKPAEQTPLTCLYMAALVKEAGFPPGVVNILPGFGPTAGAAIASHMGIDKVAFTGSTEVGKLIQEAAGKTNLKRVTLELGGKNPNIIFADADMDLAVEQAHQGVFFNAGQCCTAGSRVFVEEPIYEEFVRRSVERAKRRTVGSPFDPTAEQGPQISREQQNRVLEFIQSGISEGAKLECGGKALGVKGFFIEPTVFSNVRDDMRIAREEIFGPVQQIMKFKTMEEVIERANNTDYGLAAAVFTSDINKAMTVSTAMQAGTVWINCFNALSTQCPFGGYKMSGNGRELGESGLREYSEVKTITMKMVAKNS; this is encoded by the exons ATTTTTATCAATAATGAGTGGCAGGACTCTGCCAGTGGGAAGGTCTTTCCATCTTTCAACCCAGCGACTGGGGAGCAGATCTGTGACGTCCAAGAAGCAGATAag GCCGATGTTGATAAAGCAGTGCAGGCGGCTCGACTCGCCTTTTCATTGGGTTCTGTATGGCGACGGATGGACGCATCTGAGCGGGGACGACTGCTCTCCAAACTTGCTGATCTGGTGGAGAGAGATAGCATCTATCTGGCT ACTATTGAGTCACTCAACAGTGGGAAGCCGTTTCTGCCCACTTTGTTTGTGGACCTTCAAGGGACCATAAAGACATTGAGATACTTTGCTGGATATGCAGACAAGATCCACGGCACTTCGATTCCCATGG ATGGAGAGTATCTGACCTTTACCAGATATGAACCCATTGGAGTTTGCGGACAAATTATCCCA TGGAACTTCCCTCTGATGATGACGGCATGGAAGCTGGGGCCGGCGCTGGCATGTGGAAACACTGTCATCCTCAAACCTGCTGAGCAGACACCACTCACTTGCCTCTACATGGCAGCTCTTGTCAAGGAG GCCGGCTTTCCACCGGGAGTCGTCAATATTTTGCCGGGATTCGGGCCAACAGCGGGAGCGGCGATCGCTTCGCACATGGGCATCGACAAAGTGGCGTTCACAGGCTCGACAGAG GTTGGAAAACTGatccaggaagcagctgggaAGACTAACTTGAAGAGAGTGACGCTGGAGCTGGGAGGCAAGAATCCAAACATCATATTTGCAGATGCCGACA TGGATCTGGCGGTGGAACAGGCCCACCAGGGCGTTTTCTTCAACGCGGGCCAGTGTTGCACCGCAGGCTCGCGCGTCTTTGTGGAGGAGCCCATCTATGAGGAATTTGTGCGCAGGAGCGTAGAGCGAGCCAAGAGGAGGACGGTAGGCAGCCCGTTTGATCCCACCGCGGAGCAGGGTCCACAG ATCAGTCGGGAGCAACAGAATCGCGTGCTGGAGTTCATTCAGAGCGGCATCAGTGAAGGCGCAAAACTGGAGTGTGGAGGCAAAGCTCTCGGCGTCAAGGGCTTCTTCATTGAGCCCACCGTGTTCTCCAACGTGAGGGACGACATGCGAATCGCCAGAGAAGAG ATTTTTGGACCAGTACAGCAGATCATGAAGTTCAAAACGATGGAGGAAGTGATTGAGCGGGCCAACAACACAGATTACGGTTTGGCCGCTGCGGTTTTCACGAGCGACATCAACAAAGCCATGACCGTCTCTACAGCCATGCAGGCTGGCACCGTTTG GATAAACTGCTTCAACGCTCTCAGCACACAGTGTCCATTTGGAGGATATAAAATGTCTGGCAATGGACGTGAATT GGGAGAGAGCGGCCTGAGGGAGTACTCCGAGGTGAAGACCATCACCATGAAGATGGTCGCCAAGAACTCGTAA